A section of the Labrus mixtus chromosome 15, fLabMix1.1, whole genome shotgun sequence genome encodes:
- the fitm2 gene encoding acyl-coenzyme A diphosphatase FITM2 produces the protein MAAVDVIVDNLATLWRIPAVKQNFPWIFLLISAVGSILKELELVPQTYFSSSRNALNVYFVKVSWGWTLLLLTPFLLLSNSSFSRSVTFLSRRLLSLVVATVVWYVCTETFFYIEDATGSCYETDSMDVIKNEFTTKAGCRRAGFRWHGYDISGHSFILAYSALFIVEETAPMASLKTASLSSLPRTVLNLLYVALNLIVIIWVWMFACTSVYFHDPSHKLLGTICGLLGWHLTYRVWYLNPLSPGLPPQRHPKEQKEHA, from the exons ATGGCGGCGGTGGATGTCATTGTGGACAACTTGGCGACTCTCTGGAGGATACCAGCCGTCAAACAAAACTTCCCCTGGATATTTTTACTCATCTCAGCCGTGGGATCGATCCTGAAAGAGCTGGAGCTCGTCCCGCAGACttatttcagcagcagcagaaacgcCCTGAACGT GTATTTTGTCAAAGTGTCCTGGGGATGGACGTTGCTGCTGCTgacccccttcctcctcctctccaactCCTCCTTCAGCAGGAGCGTGACCTTCCTCAGCCGGCGTCTGCTCTCTCTGGTGGTGGCCACAGTCGTCTGGTACGTCTGCACCGAGACCTTCTTCTACATCGAGGACGCGACCGGCTCGTGTTATGAAACTGATTCCATGGATGTTATCAAGAATGAGTTCACAACCAAGGCCGGCTGCAGGCGGGCCGGCTTCCGTTGGCATGGCTACGACATCTCGGGACACTCCTTCATCCTGGCCTACTCGGCTCTCTTTATCGTGGAGGAAACGGCGCCCATGGCCTCCCTGAAGACAGCCAGCCTGTCTTCCCTGCCCAGGACGGTCCTCAACCTCCTGTACGTGGCCTTGAATCTGATCGTCATCATTTGGGTGTGGATGTTTGCCTGTACCTCTGTGTACTTCCATGACCCCTCTCACAAGTTGCTCGGGACCATTTGTGGCCTCCTGGGGTGGCATCTGACATATCGGGTTTGGTATTTGAATCCTTTGTCACCCGGACTCCCCCCTCAGCGCCACCCGAAAGAACAGAAAGAACACGCCTGA